DNA from Streptosporangiales bacterium:
AGCCGCCGCCGGCGACGACCTTGCCGCCCTCGACGCGCACCTTGAACGCGCCGAGCGGCGCCTCGGCGGGACCGCCGAGCACCTTGCCGGTGGCGGCCTCGAAGCGCGAGCCGTGGCACGGGCACTTCAGTTCCTTGCCGGACGGCTTGACCGGGCAGCCCTTGTGCGTGCACTTGGCGCTGAACGCGGTCGCCGTGTCCTCGGTCGGGCGCGCGACGATGACGTCCTCCTCGCCGCTCTTCGCGGCGACCGCCTCACCGACCTTGATGTCGGCCAGGGTCGCCAGCTCGGCCCCGTCCTCGGGCACGGGGGTGGCCCCGTCATTCGACTCGCTGGGAGACGACTGTGAGCTCTCAGCGGGGCCGGGGTCGCCACCGTTCGCGCAGCCGGCGACGGCGAGTACTCCGAATCCTGCGCCTGCTGCGGCGATGACATGACGTCGCGTTGGCATGTTGGAGTCCACGAAGGTCCCTTTCTGGGTCGATGGTTGCCGGATACTACGGGTGAGGGAGTCGTACGGTTCAAAGTCGCGATGAACCGATCTCCGCCCGATTCCGTACGGATGGTCAGACGTGGACCACTGGGGCGAGACGAGTGGAGGTCTGGGCATGGAGGAACGGCTGATGACACGCGCTGACCAGGGTGTGGCCGGGGCACCGGCGCGACCCGCGCGCACGAACAATGTGCTGTACGGCATCACCGCCGCGGCGG
Protein-coding regions in this window:
- a CDS encoding Rieske 2Fe-2S domain-containing protein, translating into MPTRRHVIAAAGAGFGVLAVAGCANGGDPGPAESSQSSPSESNDGATPVPEDGAELATLADIKVGEAVAAKSGEEDVIVARPTEDTATAFSAKCTHKGCPVKPSGKELKCPCHGSRFEAATGKVLGGPAEAPLGAFKVRVEGGKVVAGGG